Within the Bacillota bacterium genome, the region AGATGTCTAAAAGAGTAGTTACCTTCGGCGAAATAATGCTTAGACTTACACCCCCCAACCATAAACGCTTTGTCCAGGCCGAGAGCCTAGATGTTACTTACGGTGGCGCTGAAGCCAACGTGGCCGTATCTTTGGCCAACTACGGCCTGGACGCCCACTATGTAACCAAAGTACCGAACAACTTAATCGGCCAAGCGGCCATCAACCATCTGCGTCGCTTTGGCGTTAACACAGACTCCATTATCCGTGGCGGTCCGCGGCTGGGAATTTATTTTCAGGAAACTGGAGCAGCCCAGAGACCGTCCAAGGTTGTGTATGATCGGGCCGGCGCTGCGATAGCAACAGCAAAACCGGAGGAATTCGATTGGGAAAAAATACTGGCGGGAGCAACGTGGTTTCACGTTACCGGTATTACCCCGGCCTTAAGTCCCACTGCGGCTCAAATTACTATTGACGCTGTTCGCACCGCGAAGAAACTGGGAGTTACCGTTAGTATTGACCTTAACTACCGTAAGAACCTCTGGACTCCGGACGAAGCTAACAAAGTTATGTCCGAAGTGGTCAAATACGTAGACCTGTGCATAGCCAACGAAGAAGACGCCGAAAAAGTCTTTGGTATCAAGGCCCAAGGAAGCGATATTACTTCCGGCAAACTGAACGAGGCTGGTTACCACGATGTTATCCATCAATTAGTAGACCGCTTCGGCTTTAAGTATGTGGCCGTAACATTGCGTGAGAGCTTCTCCGCTTCTCATAACGGTTGGTCCGGACTTCTGTACGATGGCAAGGACTTCTACCGGTCTCGCCGTTACGACATTACCCCGATCGTGGATCGTGTTGGCGGTGGCGACTCCTTCGGCAGCGGCTTAATTTACGCTCTAATAACCGGTAAAGAACTGCAAGAAGCAGTGGACTATGCTGCCGCAGCTTCCTGCTTAAAACACAGCATAACCGGTGACTTTAACCTGGTTAGCGTGGATGAAGTTGAACATCTGGCCGGCGGCGACGCTTCCGGGAGGGTACAGCGGTAAAAAGCAGTATGGAGGTAGAGATGATGTCTAACCTTTCGCGTCTGGCACAAACCTATCCGGCTTCCGGAATTAGGCGCATGTTTGACTTGGCGGCCAGCTATGACGATGTTGTTAACCTGTGTCTGGGTGAACCTGATTTCGATACACCGGTACACGTATGTGAGGCAGCTAAAGCCGCATTAGACAAGGGATATACACACTATACGCCCAATGCGGGCCTGCCGGCATTGAGAGACTCAATAAGTACTAAGTACGCGCGCGAGTACGGCTTGGAATATGAGCGGGAGAATGTAGTCATCAGTACCGGAGCCATAGAAGCCATTCTGTTATCCTTGTTGGCAATTGTTAACCCAGGGGATGACGTCATTGTGCCTGACCCAGCGTTTCCCGCTTACGCTGGCCAGCTGGCGCTTGTCGGTGCCAACAGCATCTGTGTCCCAGTTTATGAGGAGAACGATTTTAGATTGCAAGCTACTGATATAGAAAAGGCCATTACCCCAAGTACAAGGGCTTTGCTACTAAATTCACCCAGCAATCCATTGGGTGCTGTTTTGGAAGAAGAGGATCTTGAAGCAATTGCAGCGGTAGCAAAGCGCCATAATCTCATGGTTATTAGTGATGAAGTCTACGAAAAGATTATTTTTGACGGTAAAGTTCATCATAGTATTACCCAAATAGAAGGCATGCAAGAGAGAACGGTCATTATTAATGGTTTTTCAAAGACTTATGCCATGACGGGTTGGCGCCTAGGGTATCTTTTAGCACCAAATGATATTGTTACCCAAATGCCCAAAATTCAAGAAAGCATTGTCTCCTGCCTGCCAGCGTTTATTCAGGAGGCAGGGCTGGCGGCTTTGGAAGGTTCTAATGAGCCGGTAAATGATATGGTGAAACAGT harbors:
- a CDS encoding pyridoxal phosphate-dependent aminotransferase, whose protein sequence is MSNLSRLAQTYPASGIRRMFDLAASYDDVVNLCLGEPDFDTPVHVCEAAKAALDKGYTHYTPNAGLPALRDSISTKYAREYGLEYERENVVISTGAIEAILLSLLAIVNPGDDVIVPDPAFPAYAGQLALVGANSICVPVYEENDFRLQATDIEKAITPSTRALLLNSPSNPLGAVLEEEDLEAIAAVAKRHNLMVISDEVYEKIIFDGKVHHSITQIEGMQERTVIINGFSKTYAMTGWRLGYLLAPNDIVTQMPKIQESIVSCLPAFIQEAGLAALEGSNEPVNDMVKQYTHRRNILIDGLNAIPGISCQKPSATFYAFPNIKAFGKTSVEFAEELLKEAGVVTVPGSAFGSMGEGYLRLSFANSDENLKEAVRRIRAHVERVY
- a CDS encoding sugar kinase, encoding MSKRVVTFGEIMLRLTPPNHKRFVQAESLDVTYGGAEANVAVSLANYGLDAHYVTKVPNNLIGQAAINHLRRFGVNTDSIIRGGPRLGIYFQETGAAQRPSKVVYDRAGAAIATAKPEEFDWEKILAGATWFHVTGITPALSPTAAQITIDAVRTAKKLGVTVSIDLNYRKNLWTPDEANKVMSEVVKYVDLCIANEEDAEKVFGIKAQGSDITSGKLNEAGYHDVIHQLVDRFGFKYVAVTLRESFSASHNGWSGLLYDGKDFYRSRRYDITPIVDRVGGGDSFGSGLIYALITGKELQEAVDYAAAASCLKHSITGDFNLVSVDEVEHLAGGDASGRVQR